In Nonomuraea sp. NBC_00507, the following are encoded in one genomic region:
- a CDS encoding ferredoxin reductase family protein, which produces MSLAVRGVFWTGTYVAVAVAPLVFALLGDSPPGRGFLIDFSVALGFVGLSMMGLQFALVARFQSANAPFGEDAVVQFHRQISYVATLFILAHPALLLVQDISLIALFNSVTAPWRARFAVISTVCVLAIMLTSVWRRQFRLRYEVWHGLHLLLSIASVLFALTHIELVGYYVDTPWKQVLWVVMTAAFVSLIVWVRLVRPLRRLLRPWEVESVTAGRGATTTITLRPIGHEGFRFEPGQFGWITVGRSPLALTQHPFSFSSSAEADGRVQMSIKAIGDFTNSVAGLRPGTRAYVDGPYGVFTPDRNEGPGFVLIAGGIGIGPMMSMLRTFADRDDQRPCRLFYAGRTLEDTPFLEEIQQLRQRLNLTLVHVLEDPPQGWTGERGRIDQALLHRHLPERHVRMQFFICGPPPMLDAMESTLAELGVPAAHIHTERFVFV; this is translated from the coding sequence ATGTCGCTCGCTGTCCGGGGAGTTTTCTGGACCGGAACGTACGTGGCCGTGGCCGTCGCCCCTCTGGTCTTCGCGCTGCTTGGCGACAGTCCGCCCGGGCGCGGGTTCCTCATCGACTTCTCGGTGGCCCTGGGCTTCGTCGGGCTGTCGATGATGGGACTGCAGTTCGCCCTCGTCGCGCGTTTCCAATCCGCTAACGCGCCATTCGGCGAAGACGCGGTGGTGCAATTCCACCGGCAAATATCGTACGTCGCGACCCTCTTCATTCTGGCTCATCCGGCGCTGCTGCTGGTCCAGGACATCAGCCTGATCGCACTGTTCAATTCGGTGACGGCGCCCTGGCGGGCGCGCTTCGCGGTCATCTCCACCGTCTGCGTGCTGGCCATCATGCTCACCTCCGTCTGGAGGCGGCAGTTCCGCCTGCGCTACGAGGTGTGGCATGGCCTGCACCTGCTGTTGTCCATCGCGTCCGTGCTGTTCGCTCTCACGCACATCGAACTGGTCGGCTACTACGTCGATACGCCGTGGAAGCAGGTGCTGTGGGTGGTCATGACGGCTGCCTTCGTCAGCCTGATCGTTTGGGTGCGCCTCGTCCGCCCGCTTCGCCGCCTCCTACGGCCATGGGAAGTCGAGAGTGTCACCGCCGGGCGAGGCGCCACCACGACGATCACGTTGCGTCCCATCGGGCACGAGGGCTTCAGATTCGAGCCTGGACAGTTCGGGTGGATCACGGTGGGACGCTCTCCCCTCGCCCTCACCCAGCACCCCTTCTCGTTCTCCTCAAGCGCGGAGGCCGACGGCAGGGTGCAGATGAGCATCAAGGCAATCGGCGACTTCACCAACAGCGTGGCGGGACTGCGACCCGGCACCCGGGCCTATGTAGATGGCCCCTACGGCGTCTTCACCCCTGACCGTAACGAGGGGCCGGGCTTCGTACTGATCGCCGGCGGGATCGGCATCGGCCCGATGATGAGCATGCTCCGCACCTTTGCCGACCGCGATGACCAGCGGCCCTGCCGGCTGTTCTATGCCGGCCGCACACTCGAGGACACCCCATTTCTCGAAGAGATCCAGCAGCTGCGACAACGGCTCAACCTCACCCTGGTGCACGTTCTGGAAGACCCGCCGCAGGGCTGGACGGGTGAACGGGGTCGCATCGACCAGGCCTTGCTCCACCGGCACCTCCCCGAACGCCACGTGCGGATGCAGTTCTTCATCTGTGGGCCGCCACCCATGCT
- a CDS encoding MFS transporter: protein MDLATRRRRQALFLFFFLPGIAMASWVTRTPDIRDRLEASTGQMGWVLFGLSLGSMIGILCSGRLVSRYGTRPVIGVGTALVIVSMAVISAGTLLSSAPLVMAGLCGFGAGMGAGDVAVNVDGADVERISDTTTLPTLHGCWSLGTVIGACAGIAATAARLPVHWHLAAVTLIAAAIFCYAIRSIPAGTGVLAADDAGTGAEHPRPRVWKDRKLLLIGVIVLAMALAEGSANDWLPLLMVDGHGLDAASGSLVFTGFAAAMTIGRFGGTFFLDRFGRTTVVRASAVSGALGLILVIFSDNAVLAGAAVLFWGLGASLGFPVALSAAGESGPDQTARVSLVAVIGYVAFLVGPPGLGFLGEQWGLRSAMLVVLAFVASVAFLAPAVDTRRRSAAAAAVHADDAP from the coding sequence ATGGACCTCGCCACGCGCCGGCGCCGGCAAGCGCTGTTCCTGTTCTTCTTCCTTCCAGGAATCGCGATGGCGTCGTGGGTGACCCGCACCCCGGACATCCGCGACCGGCTGGAGGCGTCCACCGGCCAGATGGGCTGGGTGCTGTTCGGCCTGTCGCTCGGCTCCATGATCGGGATTCTGTGCTCCGGACGTCTCGTCTCCCGTTACGGGACCAGGCCCGTCATCGGCGTGGGAACCGCGCTGGTCATCGTGAGCATGGCCGTCATCAGCGCCGGCACTCTCCTCTCGTCCGCGCCGCTGGTCATGGCGGGGCTCTGCGGGTTCGGCGCGGGCATGGGGGCAGGTGACGTCGCGGTCAACGTCGACGGCGCCGACGTCGAACGGATCAGTGACACGACGACGCTGCCCACCCTGCACGGCTGCTGGAGCCTGGGCACCGTCATCGGCGCCTGCGCGGGCATCGCCGCCACGGCCGCCCGCCTCCCGGTGCACTGGCATCTGGCAGCGGTCACCCTGATCGCGGCCGCGATCTTCTGCTACGCCATCCGCTCCATCCCCGCAGGCACCGGAGTCCTCGCGGCAGACGATGCCGGCACCGGCGCCGAGCACCCACGGCCGAGAGTCTGGAAGGACCGCAAACTCCTCCTGATCGGTGTGATCGTGCTGGCGATGGCCCTGGCGGAGGGATCCGCCAACGATTGGCTGCCGCTGCTCATGGTGGACGGACACGGCCTGGACGCCGCGTCCGGATCCCTGGTCTTCACCGGGTTCGCCGCCGCCATGACCATCGGCCGCTTCGGCGGCACGTTCTTTCTCGACCGCTTCGGCCGGACCACCGTCGTGCGGGCCAGCGCCGTCTCGGGGGCGCTGGGCCTGATCCTGGTGATCTTCTCGGACAACGCCGTGCTGGCCGGAGCGGCCGTTCTGTTCTGGGGACTCGGCGCGTCATTGGGCTTCCCCGTCGCGCTGTCGGCCGCGGGAGAATCGGGACCGGATCAGACCGCCCGTGTCAGCCTGGTGGCCGTGATCGGCTATGTCGCCTTCCTCGTGGGCCCTCCCGGGCTCGGCTTCCTCGGCGAGCAGTGGGGCCTGCGCTCAGCCATGCTGGTGGTGCTCGCCTTCGTCGCCTCCGTCGCCTTCCTGGCACCTGCGGTCGACACACGCCGCCGTTCCGCCGCGGCAGCAGCCGTACACGCTGACGACGCTCCCTGA